AAAGTTCGATGAAAGTTAGACCTTTGCAGGACCGAGTCGTTATCAAGCCCTTGACTGCTGAAACCAAGACAGCCAGCGGCATCATCATTCCCGACAATGCGCAAGAAAAGCCTGTCGAAGGCCAGGTCATCGGTGTCGGCAACGGCCGCGTTCTCAAGGATGGCAGCGTGGTGAAACCCGACGTGAAAGTCGGTGATCGCGTCCTTTACTCGAAATATGCCGGCAACGAGATCAAGATCGACGGCGTTGATCATCTGATCATGCGCGAAGAAGATATTCTGGCGATCGTTGACTGAACCCTTCACACCACCATCACATAGATACTCAAGGAGTGCTGATGAGCGCTAAAATGATTAACTTTGGAACTGCTTCCCGCGAAGCCATGCTGAAAGGCGTGGATACGCTGGCTAACGCTGTCAAAGTCACCCTGGGCCCCAAAGGTCGCAATGTTCTGATTCACCGCTCTTTTGGCAGCCCCCT
This Oligoflexus sp. DNA region includes the following protein-coding sequences:
- the groES gene encoding co-chaperone GroES, with the translated sequence MKVRPLQDRVVIKPLTAETKTASGIIIPDNAQEKPVEGQVIGVGNGRVLKDGSVVKPDVKVGDRVLYSKYAGNEIKIDGVDHLIMREEDILAIVD